GGCCGAATGGCGACTCCGGCTCCGCTGGGGGCTGCTGCCGGTCACAGCCGGCGCGCAGTGGTCGGACGGCCGTCTCGGGCAGCCGGAGGTGCGGGTCCTGGGCTTTCCGGTGCGCGGCGGCAACAAGGGCGGCCGAGGACACAGACCGAAGACCCCGGGCGCCACGAAACGGAAAGCGGGCCGGAAGGCTGGGCGGACCAAGCCTGACCCCGAACTGCTGCTGACCCTCGCCCGCGAGGCCGTGCAGCTGCCCGGCCGGCTCTGGCGCAGCCTGGGCGTCCGCCTGACGGCGGAGGGGAGCTACGGCCTGCCTGATCCCGCCCTCACCGGCCTCTGCGAGGCGATCCGCTGGAGCGCCGGCCTGGGTCGGTCCCTGCGGCTCACCCCCGACTTCGAACGGCCGTGCCTGGTGGGGCGCGGGGAGTTGACCGGGCGGGTCTACGGGTTCCGGTTGGCGGCCATTGCGTGGCACGTGGCGCGCCGGCCGGCGGTTTGGAACCGTCTCGTCGGCACAATCCGCTTCAGACCCCTGCGGACCATCTTACTGAGAGGAGGAGCCTGATATGGCGGCGGAGATGCTGAACTCGGTGATGGCGACCCTGGAGAAGCACCTGCACATTAAGTCCATCGTCGGCGAACCCATGACAGTCGGCGACGTGACCCTGATTCCGGTGATGGATCTGACCTTCGGCTTCGGGGCAGGCGGCGGCGAAGGACGCGACGAGAAGCAGGGCGGCTCGGGCGTGGGCGGCGGCGGGGGCGCCCGCCTGGCGGCCAAGGCGGTCATCGTGATCAAGGACGGCGAGGTCTCCGTGCTGCCGCTGGGCCGGGGGACGGCCATCGACAAGATCATGGAGAAGATCCCCGGAATCCTGGAGAAGGTCAACGTGAACGTGAACGCCGGCGGCAAGGAGAAGGACGACGACGACGAGTAAGCGCCGGGGGCTGTCCCGAGGTCATCCCCGATGACCCTGGAGACAGCCCCCGTACCCGTCAGTGGACCCGGTCGGCGACCGCGCGGGCCATCGCCGCCGTGCCGAGGACCGCAGTGCCGGGCACGGTGATGTCGGCGGTGCGCAGACCCTCTTCCAGGACCGCAGCCACCGCCTGTTCCACCGCCCGGGCCGCGTCCTCCCGGCCCAGCGAGTGACGCAGGAGCATGGCGCCGCAGAGGATGGCGGCCAGGGGGTTGGCCCGGTCCTGGCCGGCGATGTCCGGCGCGGAGCCGTGGATGGGTTCATAGAAGCCCTTGGGCAGGCCGAATCGGTTGCGCGCCGCCCCGAGCGAGGCCGAGGGCAGCAGGCCGATGGAGCCGGTCAGCATGGCCGCCTCGTCGGAGAGAAAGTCCCCGAACAGGTTGGAGGCCAGCATTACGTCGAAATCGCCGGGGCGGCGCAGGATCTGCATCGCCGCGTTGTCCGCCAGGAGATGCTCCACCTCGACGTCGGGGAACTCCCGGGCCACCTCGTCGACCACGGTCCGCCACAGCTTGCCGGCCTCCATCACGTTGCCCTTGTCCACCGAGGTCAGCCTACGCCTGCGCCCCCGGGCGATTTCGAAGCCCATGCGCGCGATGCGGGCGATCTCGGCGTCGGTGTACACCTCGGTGTTCACGCCCCGGCGAGTGCCGTCGGGCAGGGTCTCGATGCCCCGAGGCTCGCCAAAGTAGATGCCGCCCACCAGCTCCCGCACGATGATGAAATCGACGCCGCCGCCGATGATCTCGTTCTTCAGCGGCGAGGCGTCCTTCAGCGGGGGGTAGAGCAGGATGGGACGCAGGTTCGCGTACAGGTCGTAGCGCTTCCGGATGGCCAGCAGGCCGGCCTCCGGGCGCAGGTCCCACGGCAGCCCCTCGTAGCGGGGACCGCCCACGGCGCCGAAGAGGATGGCATCCGCGCGGTCACACGCATCCCGCGTCTCGTCCGGAAAGGGGGTTCCCACAGCGTCGTAAGCGGCTCCGCCCACCAGGTACTCCGAAAACTCCAGGCGGAAACCGTAGGCAGCCGCGGCTGCCTGCAGCACGGTCACTGCCCCCCGGGTGACCTCGGGACCGATCCCGTCGCCCGGGAGGCAGGCAATGTGGTAGGTAGGCTGAGCCAACTCTGGAACACCTCCATCGGGTTTGGAGGAAGTTTAGCACGTTAAAGCATTTAAGGCAACCGCTTTTCCCCCGCCCGCTGGAGGAACCTCTCCATGCGCACGATGACCCGCTCGTGGGTGCCGCTTCCGACCCGCTCCCGGTCGTCGAACGCCTCGACCCGGAACAGCAGCCGCCGCCCGTCCACCCGCTCCAGCACGGCGGTGGCCCGGACCTTCATCCCCGGCGGCGTCGCGGCGAGGTGCTCGACGTCGACCCGGGTGCCCACGGTGGTCTCGCCCTCCCCGAGGAACGGCTCCACCGCCCTGGCCGCCGCCTCCTCCATGAGCGCAATCATCATCGGCGTCGCGAACACGTCCACCGCGCCGCTGCCCACGGCCCTGGCGCAGTTCTCCGGCGTCACCACCGTCTCGGCCGTCGCGGTGAGACCGGGCGCAAGCGACATGTGATCTCCCTCCCGTGCTAATCGTCATCCGCCAGACGTCCAAACTCCAGACAGACAAAGGAGTGATGAGCGGTGGTCCACAGGTTCGATCCTCAGCGCGTCGAACGGCTTCTGGACGAGCGCCGCTACAGCTGGCACGATCCGGCGCAGGTCCTGCGCCACCTGGACCTGGACCGCTGCACCGCCCTCGCGGACGTGGGCTGCGGGCCCGGCTGGTTCGCGCTTCCGGCGGCGAAGCGGCTGCCTCCCGGCGGGGTGGTGTACGGCATCGACATCAGCGAGGAGATGCTGGAGCACCTGCGCCGGCGGGCCCGCGCGCAGGGCGTCGACAACGTCGTGCCCGTCCTCGCCGAGGAGGAGGACGAGTGGCCGGTGCCCACCGAGTCGTGCGAGGCGGTGCTGATCGCCGACGTCTACCACGAGGTCGACCCGGCCTCCATGTTCATCGGCGAGGTGAAGCGCATCCTGCGCCCGGGAGGCGTCTGTCTGGTGGTGGACTGGAAGCCGGAGCCGACTCCCGAGGGCCCGCCCGCCGACCACCGGGTCGACCCGGATGACGTCATCGCGGAGTTTACGGCCGGCGGGTTTCAGTTCGTCGGCCCCTGCGACGTGGGGCCCTACTCGTACGGGTTGAAGTTTGCAAAACCGCCGCACCCGTGAGGCCCCGCCGCCCCTGCCGGCAACGCCACGAGGACGGCCCTTTCAACATTGCTCGCCCCGGGCCCTTCTCCCCTCCAGCCAGCACTTGCGGCAGCGGGCCTCGTACTTTTCGCCGCCACCCACCACCACGTCCTCGGTCTTCGCGGTAAGCGCGAACGGCTTGGTGGCCGGTTCGCCACAGACGACGCACACCCCGTATACGGACGTGATGCTGTCCGCCAGGGCCAGCAGCTGGGGCATGCAGCCGAAGGGCCTGCCCTCCGACGTCTGCGACAGTCCGGCTGCGATCACGTAATGGCCGCGGTTGGCCAGCTCCTGCACCGTGTCCACCAGCGACACGTCGTAGAACTGCGCCTCGTCGATGCCGATCACGTCGGGCTTGTGGATCTCAGCATACCAGAGGATCTCCAGCGGGCTGTCGGTGTGGACCGCCTCGAACCGGAGCCCGTCATGGGTCACGATCACCTCGTCGTCGGTATACCGTTTGGCCATGCGCGGCTGGAAGACGACGGCGGTCCGCTTCGCCAGGATGAACGTTCGGACCCGGCGGATCAGCTCGGTCGTCTTGCCGGCGTACATGCTGCCCGAGGTGATGACATCGATCCATCCGTAGTTGAGATTACGGTGCAACGTCGGCGCCTCCCCTGGCTGCTACGATTCCTACAGGGGTTTCGAGGCGCCGACCGGCGATTCCTCCGCCCCGCTCCCAATCTCAGGACCGGGGGGAGGCCTCCCCCGGGTCAGCCGGATTCTCCGGCGCCGTGCCGGGATGGCGGGAGATGTACTCCCGGTAGTCCACGACCCCGTCTGCGATGGCCTCGGCAATCGTCCGTTGGTACTCCGGCTGCTGCATCCGGCCGCGCTCGGCCGCGTTGGAGAGGAAGCCCATCTCCACGATGACCGCCGGCACCTCCGTGGTGCGCAGGACGAAGTAGTCGCCCGGCAGGGCGTATCGGGTGGTATCGGTCCTCTCCCGCAGCCGGTTCTGGATGGAGATGGCCAGGGCCTTGCCCTCCGCCGAGCCGCCCTTCTGGTAGAAGGTCTGCGCGCCCCAGCAGTGGCAGCGGTCCTGATTCGCGTGCAGCGACAGGAACAGGTCCGCCTGGTGCTCGCCCACCAGGGCCACCCGCTGACGCAGGTCCTCCCGGACCGTGCGGGAGTAGTGGGTGTCGTCGGTCCGGGTGAGAACCACCCGGGCCCCGCGCGCTTCCAAAATCTCCTTGAGGACGTGGGCCACCTGCAGCGTGAGGTCCTTCTCCTTCACCCCCGCCACCACGGCCCCCGGATCCCAGCCCCCGTGTCCCGGATCCACCACGATGACCAAGCCGGCCAGCGGGCCGGGCGCGGGTTCGGGGGCCTGCGGCTCGCCGCCCTCCCGGGACGCCCGCAGCCCTTTCCACAGCGGCCAGGTCGCCGCGACCAGGACGGCGGCGACCAGGCCCAGCAAGACGGCCTGAGGCAGCGGAAACTTGCGCACACTCCTCCCCCCTCATGCAGGAAGGGTATGCGCCACCTGCGCGGACATGCCGGTTGCAGAAGGACAGGCGGGCTCCGGACGCATGAAGAAAGCCCGTGGCAACTCGCCACGGGCTCCTGCCATTTTAGCGCTTGGAGAACTGCGGGCGCTTGCGGGCCTTCTTGAGGCCGTACTTCCGGCGCTCCTTCATCCGCGGGTCGCGGGTGAGGAATCCGGCCTGCTTCAGCGCAGGGCGCAGCTCGGGATCATACTTGACCAGCGCACGGGCGATGGCGTGCCGGCAGGCGCCCGCCTGGCCGGAGATGCCCCCGCCGATCACGTTCAGGTAGACGTCAAACTTGCCCGTCGTCCCGGTCACGGTGAACGGGCTCTCCACCATCATCTGCAGGGTCTGAAGACCGAAGTACTCCTGAAGGGTGCGGCCGTTCACCACGAAGTTGCCGGTACCCGGCAGCAGGCGAGCCCGGGCGATGGCGGTCTTCCGGCGGCCCGTACCCCAGTACTGCGTCACGGTCGACATCGATCAACACGCCTCCTCTCGATTAGACCTCAAGCGGCTCGGGCTTCTGCGCCGCATGCGGGTGCTCGGGACCGGCGTACACCTTCAGCTTGCGGTACATCTGCCTGCCCAGCCGGTTGTGCGGAAGCATGCCTTTGATGGCGAGCTCAAGGACGCGCTCAGGCCGCCTCGCGATCATCTGCTCGAAGGTCGTGGCCTTCTGTCCGCCCGGATAACCGGAGTGACGGTAGTAGACCTTGTCCGTGACCTTCTTGCCGGTCACCTGGATCTTCTCGGCATTGACGATGATGACAAAATCACCGCAATCAACGTGCGGGGTAAACGTGGGCTTATGCTTGCCGCGCAGAATGGCAGCCACCTTGCTGGCCAACCGCCCGAGGGTCTTGCCTTCGGCGTCGACCACATACCACTTCCGCTCCACATTCTGCGGATTGGCCATGTAAGTCTTGTTCACGGGGTTCCCTCCTACGGAATCGGTCATCGAGGGTCTTCGGATGATCTATGTTCATCGGCCGGCGCCTGGCGTACACGCCCTACTCGGGGAAAAGGCGCGAGGTCCAGGTCGCTCCTGGTCAGAACCTCTTTTCGCCAGAGGTGGCGAGGTCAACGCTCCATAGTATACATTGGCGAACGAACCACTGTCAAGGCTCCAAATCCGCGTCCGGCGCGGCCTCCGCGGCCCAGGGCGGAATGCTCGGGCCGTCGCCGTAGACCACCTCTTCCAGGCAGAGCCCGTGGGGCGGCAGGGTCCGGCCCGCATCCTCCCGCCGGCCGTGCCGCAGGGCCTGGGCCACCCGGTCGAGGCTGCGCCGGCCTGCGCCCACCTCCAGCAGCGTGCCGGCGATGATCCGCACCATGTTATAGAGGAAGCCATCGGCCGTGACGTCCAGGTGGAGGAACGGCGGCTCCTCGGTGAGCGTCAGCCGGGTGATCGTCCGCACGGTCGTGCGGGCCGATCCCCCCGTCGCCCGGAAGGCGGCGAAGTCGTGCCGCCCCACCAGCAGCGCCGCCGCCCGCCGCATCGCGTCCACGTCCACCGGCCGGTGCCAGTGGTAGCTGTACAGACGGGCCATCGGCAGCCGGTACGGGGAAAGGCAGAACGTATACCGGTACCGCTTCTCCCGGGCCCAGTACCGGGCGTGGAAGTCGGGGGGCGCCTCCTCTGCGCCGATGACGGCGATGTCGTCCGGGAGATGGCCGTTCAGGGCCGCGGGCCACCGGTCGATGGGAATGGTGGCGTATGTGCGCAGGTGCACCACCTGGCCCCGGGCGTGGACGCCCGCGTCCGTGCGGCCGGCGGCCGCGCCGATGCGCAGGTCGGGCTCGCCGGTGACGGCTCGCAGCGCCTCCTCCAGCCGCTGCTGGATGGTGATGCCGTTGGGCTGCCGCTGAAAGC
The nucleotide sequence above comes from Symbiobacterium thermophilum IAM 14863. Encoded proteins:
- a CDS encoding DUF2953 domain-containing protein; the protein is MVLVLLFVPFDLRLCGRADLAADDWESPLAGRAEWRLRLRWGLLPVTAGAQWSDGRLGQPEVRVLGFPVRGGNKGGRGHRPKTPGATKRKAGRKAGRTKPDPELLLTLAREAVQLPGRLWRSLGVRLTAEGSYGLPDPALTGLCEAIRWSAGLGRSLRLTPDFERPCLVGRGELTGRVYGFRLAAIAWHVARRPAVWNRLVGTIRFRPLRTILLRGGA
- a CDS encoding GerW family sporulation protein, producing MAAEMLNSVMATLEKHLHIKSIVGEPMTVGDVTLIPVMDLTFGFGAGGGEGRDEKQGGSGVGGGGGARLAAKAVIVIKDGEVSVLPLGRGTAIDKIMEKIPGILEKVNVNVNAGGKEKDDDDE
- the leuB gene encoding 3-isopropylmalate dehydrogenase is translated as MAQPTYHIACLPGDGIGPEVTRGAVTVLQAAAAAYGFRLEFSEYLVGGAAYDAVGTPFPDETRDACDRADAILFGAVGGPRYEGLPWDLRPEAGLLAIRKRYDLYANLRPILLYPPLKDASPLKNEIIGGGVDFIIVRELVGGIYFGEPRGIETLPDGTRRGVNTEVYTDAEIARIARMGFEIARGRRRRLTSVDKGNVMEAGKLWRTVVDEVAREFPDVEVEHLLADNAAMQILRRPGDFDVMLASNLFGDFLSDEAAMLTGSIGLLPSASLGAARNRFGLPKGFYEPIHGSAPDIAGQDRANPLAAILCGAMLLRHSLGREDAARAVEQAVAAVLEEGLRTADITVPGTAVLGTAAMARAVADRVH
- a CDS encoding thioesterase family protein → MSLAPGLTATAETVVTPENCARAVGSGAVDVFATPMMIALMEEAAARAVEPFLGEGETTVGTRVDVEHLAATPPGMKVRATAVLERVDGRRLLFRVEAFDDRERVGSGTHERVIVRMERFLQRAGEKRLP
- a CDS encoding class I SAM-dependent methyltransferase, producing MVHRFDPQRVERLLDERRYSWHDPAQVLRHLDLDRCTALADVGCGPGWFALPAAKRLPPGGVVYGIDISEEMLEHLRRRARAQGVDNVVPVLAEEEDEWPVPTESCEAVLIADVYHEVDPASMFIGEVKRILRPGGVCLVVDWKPEPTPEGPPADHRVDPDDVIAEFTAGGFQFVGPCDVGPYSYGLKFAKPPHP
- a CDS encoding thymidine kinase — protein: MHRNLNYGWIDVITSGSMYAGKTTELIRRVRTFILAKRTAVVFQPRMAKRYTDDEVIVTHDGLRFEAVHTDSPLEILWYAEIHKPDVIGIDEAQFYDVSLVDTVQELANRGHYVIAAGLSQTSEGRPFGCMPQLLALADSITSVYGVCVVCGEPATKPFALTAKTEDVVVGGGEKYEARCRKCWLEGRRARGEQC
- a CDS encoding N-acetylmuramoyl-L-alanine amidase CwlD — translated: MRKFPLPQAVLLGLVAAVLVAATWPLWKGLRASREGGEPQAPEPAPGPLAGLVIVVDPGHGGWDPGAVVAGVKEKDLTLQVAHVLKEILEARGARVVLTRTDDTHYSRTVREDLRQRVALVGEHQADLFLSLHANQDRCHCWGAQTFYQKGGSAEGKALAISIQNRLRERTDTTRYALPGDYFVLRTTEVPAVIVEMGFLSNAAERGRMQQPEYQRTIAEAIADGVVDYREYISRHPGTAPENPADPGEASPRS
- the rpsI gene encoding 30S ribosomal protein S9; this translates as MSTVTQYWGTGRRKTAIARARLLPGTGNFVVNGRTLQEYFGLQTLQMMVESPFTVTGTTGKFDVYLNVIGGGISGQAGACRHAIARALVKYDPELRPALKQAGFLTRDPRMKERRKYGLKKARKRPQFSKR
- the rplM gene encoding 50S ribosomal protein L13, encoding MTDSVGGNPVNKTYMANPQNVERKWYVVDAEGKTLGRLASKVAAILRGKHKPTFTPHVDCGDFVIIVNAEKIQVTGKKVTDKVYYRHSGYPGGQKATTFEQMIARRPERVLELAIKGMLPHNRLGRQMYRKLKVYAGPEHPHAAQKPEPLEV
- the truA gene encoding tRNA pseudouridine(38-40) synthase TruA produces the protein MRTIKLILAYDGTAYAGFQRQPNGITIQQRLEEALRAVTGEPDLRIGAAAGRTDAGVHARGQVVHLRTYATIPIDRWPAALNGHLPDDIAVIGAEEAPPDFHARYWAREKRYRYTFCLSPYRLPMARLYSYHWHRPVDVDAMRRAAALLVGRHDFAAFRATGGSARTTVRTITRLTLTEEPPFLHLDVTADGFLYNMVRIIAGTLLEVGAGRRSLDRVAQALRHGRREDAGRTLPPHGLCLEEVVYGDGPSIPPWAAEAAPDADLEP